In Carassius gibelio isolate Cgi1373 ecotype wild population from Czech Republic chromosome A10, carGib1.2-hapl.c, whole genome shotgun sequence, the DNA window CAGTGAGCATCAGAACACACGAGCACTGAAGACACTCACTGGAGTCTGGCATGATCCTCAGATCTCCGTCTTTATAGTCATCCAGCAGCTGATACATGTAGAGCACCGGGTCCTTCTCATACGTGATGTAGAACCAGGTGTTCATGATGGGCGCCCGGGCCAGAACCATTCCCCTCCACTCGTTCTTAGTGCCATCCTCCGTCTCGAACATGTGCTCCACGGCTTTCCCGATCATGGTGTCGGCCAGGTGAGCGTCGCTGATGCGCGTCGAGGCTGAAAAACACACGGGTGTGAGTGGAAACATCCTCCACGGCAGCAAATCTGGGACCAATAATAGTTAAGGAGCTCATTTTTAATCTTTTCGAGATGGACCTTCTAGAATTTACTGCCAGATTCCTGAAGATAAATCTTTAAAACAGTGGTACAAGAGGATGTGTTGCTAGTGCTTTAAGAGTCATAAATGTTTTTGGCACATcagcatgttattattattattaagcaagGTTCATTTTTTAGGAATCTTCACCTAACCATAGTCTCTGAGAACCTGACACGGTGCacttttttaaattgtagttttgGTAAATTGGAGGCTAAATGTTTCTTGACGGTTTCAGACCCAATTCTTTTTCATTTCATGTGTCTTTTCTTCTCAAGCCGTTATTTTTGACCCAATGAACATTTTCACTCTCCAATGGTCATGCCATAACTTAGCAAATTCTAGTATTGCatccatttattaattaaatttcttttttggctcatttcagCTGTAAAAGAAAACCTgcttaactctttccccgccagcATTTTTTAAAAACGCTGCCAGCGATTTTTATGATTTTCACTAAAATTTGATGGCCTCcagtatattttgttgtatgaatatttgaatatgcaatacaccaaaaagtaaataaagatcAGAtcctctacttttaaacaaaaatatcagttttattcTAGCTTgaagcattcttttttttatcaacacttatATCATCAAAAAGGTGAGaaaatcaattttttatttttttttttacaaaaactacatctggataaTTATATTCAGTAagattatcaaagcataaatccagtaaaCCGCTTGCACAGACACATACCACTTCCTAGATCATCacgtaacattatgaagttttTAGCTGATGATCGCATTATTGATCATATGCATCAGTTTACATAGAGTTTTTTCAtcctgttcatgtgtgttttttgttctggagGTTTTGTACTCGTTCATAAGATGTATAATAGCGCCCTccagtgtataacagtgaaaacacaaaaagcCGTAAAAGCTTGTGAGCTTCTGCACACCTGAGCATTAGCCGTTTTTAACTTCCATCCTTCGTAgacaattatatatcacttataaatgattaaaaaaacaatgaataGCAGTTAAGATTGAcgtggtttggaattggtcaaataAAATTTGATCGTAATATCAACTTGCATAATAATTATGCATGCACTGTATTTGAGCAACACGAGTGcaatatttaaactaatttaataattgaataaaatgCCGTTTCTGTCACTAATAACGCAGCCCAGTTGAAATGGTTTGCACTCTTCTTTCAGTGAAATGAAGTGAGCGAGTACCGAGTCTGTCTGGCAGGACCTCGAGTCCTTGCACGCGCTCGTCTTTATGCAGCTCCAGGCCGTAGACACAGTCGAAGCCGTCGTATTTGATCAGGTAGAGCGAGGGGTTGACGGGCACCTGGTCTAAAACTGTGCCTTTCCACTGCGACGCCGCGCCGCTGCCCTCCTTCCAGATGTGCTGGATTCGACAGCCCACGATGTTCCTCCGCGGCTGAGCCACTGCTTTAGTGGGGCCTACGCTGCTTTTGTGTTTCCTGTCAGATGATCACAGATCAGCATTAACATCGCTCTGAAAGGAGAGCGCTTACATTTTCTGGACGATGAATTCTGAATCAGGATCAAGGTGAAGTGTGTCTTTTCAACAACATCAAAAACTCTTGATGCTTAAGACTCAGATTGAGAGAAagtgtttaacatttaaataaagaaatgcacaCTTAAGCTTTAATCCTTAATTCGTTTTATGCTTCACCtaatctgtaacattataaaaaattaatatttataatgattattcatttaatatatgaTGTGTTTATCATGATTGAacatttcaaaaaaatattaaatatagtatatataataatttaatacatatttacagATTCAGCCATATGCAAGAAAATTTAAAAATgcttaatgtttaataattatttatttttacaattaatatgaactaaacatttaaagaatatattataatttaataatata includes these proteins:
- the LOC128020868 gene encoding spindlin-Z, giving the protein MKTPFGKNAAQRSRADAGHAGVSANMMKKKNSHKKHKSSVGPTKAVAQPRRNIVGCRIQHIWKEGSGAASQWKGTVLDQVPVNPSLYLIKYDGFDCVYGLELHKDERVQGLEVLPDRLASTRISDAHLADTMIGKAVEHMFETEDGTKNEWRGMVLARAPIMNTWFYITYEKDPVLYMYQLLDDYKDGDLRIMPDSNDSPPAEREPGEVVDSLVGKQVEYAKEDGSKRTGMVIHQVEAKPSVYFIKFDDDFHIYVYDLVKTS